The Seriola aureovittata isolate HTS-2021-v1 ecotype China chromosome 16, ASM2101889v1, whole genome shotgun sequence genomic interval acaagagaaagataaaatcaaatatgtCTACATGCTGATCAGTCACATCCAAGTTCTCATACAAAACTACATATGAACTATAGTAGTCTAACAAAAGGCTACATTAGGCATAATGAAGTAACTAGTGCATGCAATTTCACTTGActagttttcttttctcttggcTTGAGAACATAAAATAGAAAACGAGGCAGTTGCTTGTTCGATACAGCATTGAGATACAACAAAGATATGCCACAAACAGTCCACAAAAATATTATAAACGTGCTTTTAAGAAAcgcacaaaatgtaaaattgttcTTCAGTCCTGAAAAATAGAAAGTCCTAAAAAGAGCTGCTCAACAGGACTATGTGTGCTGCATTCGAGAGGAAGTGGCAGTCTACTAAAGTCTTCTCACCCAATTTGACTCTTCACATCAACACAGGTTTAGAAGtttgagctgagctgctgcctgtAGATGTGTAAATACAGGAATATACAAATATGCAATCTGCAAAGTCTTTAGGGGAACTATTTATTCTGTCTCACCACGtaatgaaaatatatcaaaacTAGAATAACTTTTAACTTCTGAGGAATAACACAAGATTGCTAAACAGGACTATTCCTGACTTAGACGGATGTTTACTTGCATTTGGTAAAACAGTAGGCTATTGATCTGCCCTGGCAGCAGAGCTGAATGCCTGCTTTGTGCACATGCGCATGCACCTGCATGCTAGTTTGGTGGGTGAGATGTGTTTGGCTTTCTTGCATAAACCTCTTAATCAGGTCCTGACGTGTTATTGCATAGAGGATGATTGAAGAACTGTACCTGGTATCAAAGTTGAGGCAGTATATTGTGTGAATAATGGCATGTGTGCACCCACGTGAATACAGTTAGGTCTGGCTTGCTAGATGTCGtagctcctgctcctctgtgctgctggcCGATTGGCTAATATCCTCACACATCtcagtgttgtctttgttgCAAGGAGACCTGcaggagacaaaacacaaagtacacacTGAGCCGGTTGCAGAGCTTGGGTTTTCTCATGGGAACAAACAAGGCCATGATATTTGAAATCCTGCTCAGGTTCATGGAGGCTGAGCAGCCAGGGGCACACTAAAAGCTCTGTGAACTAACAGCTCACAAGTGAATATGCAGAAACTGTGATAACACCTCAAGTGTTAGAATTACATGTAGAATTAAGAAAATTCAGACTTCACATCTTATACTTAGTTTGCTCACAAGCAGCTCTCTCCTTTCTGTGATGAAGAAACTACAATTAAAGTCTCCACAATTTACCACTGCTTTCCTCAGTACTCACAGAAGCCCCATCCCAGTGAAAACGAGGGTCACATTAACGTACCTCATGTCCCAGTTCTCTGCGTCCTCCACTGTATCAGGAAGAGGTCTGTCGGCAGTTTCTGGCAGTGCCAGGGCCAGAACAGCACCCAGCAGCGGGGAGGTACCGAAGATGACCAAAGGCGTGGTGGGGCTGTGGTTATGAAGCATGTTGATGATGGGTGCTAACACACCACCCATCCTCGCAAACATGCAGGAGACACCTATTCCCGTTTGTCTATGGGAACACAAGGAAAAGATTTTGTAGGAATTACACtaagagataaaaaataaaatgcttcaTGACTGTGTCTTTTGAGAAAGCGTCTCACCGTAGCACAGTGGGGAATATCTCAGCAGTGTACACATAAATTACAGCAAAGGAAGCAGTTATACCAAACTTCCCCACCATGGCGAGACCAGTGAGGACATTGGGATGATCTACAGACACAGGGAGGGTGAGgacaacaggaaagaaaaaaaaggagagaaagtcTTTTATGCAGCTTTGTTATAAAACgatatgaatgtaaataaacagtgtCCATCCTACCTGCAGGGACAGTGAGCATTAGCAGACAGGCGAGGCCTCCAACAGCCAGGAAGCTGCTCTGGGAGAGTCTGCGGCTGCAGGGCAGGACGAGCAGGACCAGAGAACGAGCCGGGATCTCAACCAACCCGAACACGAACTGGGTGAGATAGAGGTTTGTCCCTAACCTGGACACACCCAGTGAGAGCCCGTAGTACACCAGCACATTCACAAACCTGGGATTGTAAAGGAGGAACAGGGATATggtcaaagagaaaagagagagaaagaagattgcatgcacacatacaaacaagaTTTACCAGATGTAGAACAAGATGATAGCCCTCTTCCTCATCTGAGGTGTTCGTACGAGATCCACTGCTGAGTAACTTCGCTTCCCTCCAGCTAAAATCTCACACTTTGCAACCTGATGCACACACGGACATGCACATAAACCAAAAACCAAGAATGAATTGATCTTAACAAGTATTGTGTTACTCTGTGTTATAGAGCACCATTGTTGTCCAAACCATCAATACTAAATTTACTTTAAATACTCACTAGAACACCAAATGTGACTGTTTGAGTAATATTTACTAAAGAATACAATACCTGGCTGTTTCAGGAAATAAGTGGTAGTTAGACACAGAAATAATTGAGAAATACACTTATTGATAAAGACTTtgatgagaggattgataccactctcttACCTGTCCTTTAAATAGCAGCAgcacacaagaaaacattttaagcaGAGATAAGAGACACACCTGTGCAGCGGGAGGTAAAACTCTGCCATTGACAAGTGCTGCCTTGCGGAGGAGTGCGATggcttcctctctcctgtcgTTGGCCAACAACCATCTGGCAGACTGAGGGACAACCctgacaggagacagagaagagagaggagacaagaaaGT includes:
- the si:dkey-166k12.1 gene encoding solute carrier family 22 member 6-B — translated: MNFDQILSAIGGFGKYQKILYIWICLPQILLAFHMMVSIFTGATPPHHCRDNSSSVAGNKSSSPGTLSLNFSLSDSFCFSPDVMLQGNRTERVPCGHGWVYSQETFQSTTVTEWDLVCDKAGLNSLGSSVYMFGLLVGSVVFGAMADRYGRRFILLLSIALQTVFGVAVAFAPNFPVYVILRFVVGTTISGVIINAFVLGTEWTCTKRRMLAGIITDYAFGLGYMLLAGVAYLIRDWRKLQLAISVPGFLLIFYIWVVPQSARWLLANDRREEAIALLRKAALVNGRVLPPAAQVAKCEILAGGKRSYSAVDLVRTPQMRKRAIILFYIWFVNVLVYYGLSLGVSRLGTNLYLTQFVFGLVEIPARSLVLLVLPCSRRLSQSSFLAVGGLACLLMLTVPADHPNVLTGLAMVGKFGITASFAVIYVYTAEIFPTVLRQTGIGVSCMFARMGGVLAPIINMLHNHSPTTPLVIFGTSPLLGAVLALALPETADRPLPDTVEDAENWDMRSPCNKDNTEMCEDISQSASSTEEQELRHLASQT